One Haloarchaeobius amylolyticus genomic window, ACAGGTCGTCGATGCGGTCGTTTATCGCGGAGCCGTCCTGTGACCCCCACGGGTAGCGCGAGAAGTAGAAGCCACAGGCGACGATGATGGCGAGGGTCTGGGCGAGTTCCGGGGCGAGGACGCTCCCGACGAGCAGGATGACGAACGCGAGGACGCCGGCGACCACGACGTCGAACAGCTGTCGTGCGATGGACATACGGGAGGCTTCGGCCGACGAGACAAGAAGTCACCGAAGGTGAGGAGAGTTTTGCGAGTGGCTGAAGGCTTATATCGCTCAGGAAGGTCAGACCTACGTATGGACCGACGACGCGCCGTGTTCTTCGCGGGTGATTTCGATGGCGACTGACGTCTCCGAGACGCGGCGAGCGTACACAGTCCGGCTGGAACTCGTCGACGAGCCGGGCGAGCTGTTGCGCGCGCTCCGTCCCATCGCGGACAACGGAGGGAACCTGCTCTCGATATTCCACGAGCGCGGGAACCTGACACCGCGGGGGAACATCCCGGTCGAGGTCGACCTGGAGTGCTCGCCGAGCCGCTTCGAGGACGTGGTCCAGGGCCTGCGCGACGCCGGCGTCACGGTGACGCAGGCCGGGGCCGACCAGTACACCGAGCAGGTGAGCGTGCTGCTCGTCGGGCATCTCGTCGAGACGGACCTCTCGGACACGCTGGAGACCATCGAGGAGTGCAGTGGGGCCTCGGTCATCGACTTCGCGCTGGACGCGCCGGCCGGGACGGACGACGTCTCGAGCGCGCGGGCACAGCTCGCGGTCGAGCCGGGCCAGACCGAGGAGGCGCTCGCGGTGGTCCGCGAGGTCGCCGAGAAGAAGGAGCTGCGTGTCGTCGAACCGCTCGTGGAGGGAGACGCATGAAGGTCGCCGTCCTCGGTGCGGGCGCGGTCGGACGCTCGGTCGCGCGCCTCGCGGGCGAGCACGGCCACACCGTGACCGGTCTGGCGGACTCGAGTTCCGGCGTGACGAACCCCGACGGCATCGACGTGGACGCGGTGCTCTCGCGGAAGTCGGCGCGTGGCTACGTCGGCGGGGCCGACCCCGAGGTGGTGCTCGACGGCGAGTACGACGTCCTCGTCGAGGCGACGCCGACCACACTCGGCGACGCCGAGCCCGGCTTCTCGCACGTCCGGACCGCGCTGGAGCGCGACCGGCACGTCGTGCTGGCGAACAAGGGCCCGGTGGCCGAGCGCTACGGCGACGTGATGGACCTCGCGGCCGCGAGCGAGGGCGAGGTGCTGTTCGAGGCGACCGTCGCCGGCGCCATCCCGGTGCTCGGCACCATCGCGGACTACGGCCCTTCACAGGTGACCGCGGTCCGCGGCGTCCTGAACGGGACGGCGAACTTCATCCTCTCGCGGATGGCCGCCGAGGGGCTCGACTACGAGCACGTCCTCGCGGAGGCACAGGACCTCGGCGTCGCCGAGGCCGACCCCGCCTTCGACGTCGAGGGGACCGACGCCGCCCTCAAGTGCGTCATCCTCTCGAACGTGCTCGCCGGCGGCGAGACGGAGTACACCCTCGAGGACGCGGACGTCGACGGCATCGTCGACATCCCGCCGAGTGCACTCCAGCTCGCGCAGTCCGACGGGCGCACCGTCCGTCTCGTCGGCGAGGCGACCCCGACGGGCATCCGGGTCGGCCCGCGACTCGTCCCGACCGACAGTCCGCTCGCGGTGACCGGGACGGAGAACATCGTCCAGCTGGAGACCGACCACGCGGGCACGCTCGCGCTGCGCGGTCGCGGGGCCGGTGGCGACCCCACCGCGAGTGCGGTGCTGGCGGACGTCGCGCGCCTCGAGTGACGCCCTTTGGTGTGTCTTCGCACGCCAAACCGCAAGACGGCGACGGGGTGTCGTGAGGCCCGTATCGAAATGGTTTTAACTGTTTCTGCCGAAAGATTCCCACACAGCGCCTCTGCGCGTGAGATACAACAATGAGCGACAAACCGCACCAGAACCTGGCCATCATCGGCCACGTCGACCACGGTAAGAGCACACTGGTCGGGCGACTCCTCTTCGAGACGGGGAGCGTGCCCGAGCACGTCATCGAGCAGTACCGCGAGGAAGCCGAAGAGAAGGGCAAGGGCGGCTTCGAGTTCGCCTACGTCATGGACAACCTCGCCGAGGAGCGCGAGCGCGGTGTAACCATCGACATCGCCCACCAGGAGTTCGACACCGACGAGTACTACTTCACCATCGTCGACTGTCCGGGCCACCGCGACTTCGTCAAGAACATGATCACCGGCGCGTCCCAGGCCGACAACGCCGTTCTCGTCGTCGCCGCCGACGACGGTGTCGCGCCCCAGACCCGCGAGCACGTCTTCCTGGCCCGCACGCTGGGTATCGGCGAGCTCATCATCGGCGTCAACAAGATGGACGTCGTCGACTACGGCGAGGAGAAGTACAAGGAGGTCAAGGCGGAGGTCCAGAACCTGCTGAAGCAGGTCCAGTTCCGCTCCGAGGACGCGACGTTCATCCCGATCTCCGCGTTCGAGGGTGACAACATCGCCGAGCGCTCCGACAACACCTCCTGGTACGACGGGGACATCCTCCTCGAGGCCCTCAACAACCTGCCGGAGCCGCAGCCGCCGACGGACGCGCCGCTGCGCCTCCCGATCCAGGACGTCTACACCATCTCCGGCATCGGTACGGTCCCGGTCGGCCGCGTCGAGACGGGGATGCTCAACACGGGCGACAACGTCTCGTTCCAGCCGTCCGACGTCGGTGGCGAGGTCAAGACCATCGAGATGCACCACGAAGAGGTGCCCCAGGCCGGCCCCGGTGACAACGTCGGGTTCAACGTCCGTGGCATCGGCAAGGACGACATCCGCCGCGGTGACGTCTGTGGCCCCGCCGACGACCCGCCGTCGGTCGCCGAGACGTTCCAGGCCCAGATCGTCGTCATGCAGCACCCGTCCGTGATCACGGCCGGCTACACGCCGGTCTTCCACGCCCACACGGCACAGGTCGCCTGTACCATCGAGTCCATCGACAAGAAGATGGACCCGTCCTCGGGCGAGGTCGCCGAGGAGAACCCGGACTTCATCCAGTCCGGCGACTCCGCGGTCGTCACCGTCCGTCCGCAGAAGCCCCTCAGCATCGAGCCGTCCGGCGAGATTCCGGAACTCGGCTCCTTCGCAGTTCGTGACATGGGCCAGACCATCGCGGCTGGCAAGGTCATGTCCGTCAACGAGAAGTAAACAATGCAGCAGGCACGCGTCCGGCTCGCGGGAACGAGCCCCGACGACCTCGACAACATCTGTGACGACGTTCGCGAGATCGCGAACAAGACAGGTGTCAACCTGTCGGGTCCCATCCCGCTGCCGACCAAGACGCTCGAGATCCCGACCCGCAAGTCCCCCGACGGTGAGGGGACTGCGACGTGGGAACACTGGGAGATGCGCGTCCACAAGCGTCTGATCGACCTCGACGCCGACGAGCGCGCACTTCGCCAGCTCATGCGGATCCAGGTCCCGAACGACGTCAGCATCGAGATCGTCCTCGAGGACTGACCCGAGGGCCGAACGACGGCTTCGCCGTCGCTCTCTCGCGCAGTTCCGTCGTCCGCACCTCGGTCGCGAATCTTACTCTCTTTCGCACCACCCGAATCTTTAGTAGCGACGCCGCCCGAGTGTAACTATGTCCCGTCGCGCCGGGAGCCCCACCCTCGAGACGTTCGTCGTCTTCGCACTCGTCTTCGCCCTCCAGCTCGTCGTCAGCGTCTTCCAGGGCCTTCTGGGCCTCGCGGGGTTCCACGACTTCCTGTTCACCCTCTACGCCCCGTTCGACCGGCCGTGGACGCTCGTCACGAGCGTCTACGCACACGCCGGCCCGATGCACCTCCTCTCGAACGCCATCGCGCTCGCGCTCGTCGGCTTCGTCCTGGAACGGAAGACCTCCCGGTTCCGGTACCACGCCTTCTTCGTGGTGAGCGGTGCCCTCGCCGGGCTCGCACAGGTCCTCACGAGCGGGTTCGTCGCCGCCATCGGCCTCGGGCGCCCCACGGCGGTCCTCGGCGCCAGCGGCGCCGTCTTCGCTCTCTACGGCTACGTCCTCGGCGGCAACCGCGTTACCGACGGCGTGCTGTCGCGCTTCGACGTCCCCGAGTGGGCCGAACTCCTCGTGTTCGTCGTCGTCGCCGCCGCCGTCACCTGGGCGACCGGGGCCCCCGGCGTCGCCCTCGTCGCCCACTTCGCGGGTTTCCTCATCGGCGTGGCAGCCGGCCGTACCCGGCTGCTCGCGACGTCACAACGTTCCACGCACGGGCACCGAAAGGAAAGTTACTAATACGCCGCGGGGGCAAGGTTTGGTTGCGTTCCGCGGGCTCGTAGATCAGGGGTAGATCGCTTCCTTCGCAAGGAAGAGGCCCTGGGTTCAAATCCCAGCGAGTCCACTTCTCTCGTCTCGCTTCGCCCGACTCGTCCAGTGGCCTCGCTGTAGTCCCGTTCGCTCGCTACGCTCGCTCACGAGACTCCCAGCGAGTCACGTCGGTTCCTTACAGCGTCGAATCAGCATATAACCACCCGTCTAGCACGGGCCACGCCTGATTCTGCACCCCAACCCGGGTCGGAAATAGACCCCTCGAAATCGAAGGAATCGACAACCCGAATCCGGGTCGCCGCCGTCACGCGAACTCGTCGAAGGAAAACACGGGTACTCCACGCGACCAACACTCACGTCCCCGATCGCCGGCCCGACTCGGGACTACCACACCGACCGTTCGTCGGTCACCACGACCTCCTCGTCGACGAGAGCACGGCAGTTCTCGTACGGGACGAACGCGGCGAACTGGCCGTCGATGTAGCACTCGATGCCTTTCTCGACCTTCTCGTAGCTGTCGCACTCGATCTGGCCCTCGGGGAGGATGACGCGGTACATGTGCGTGGATACGGTGTGGGACGGGAAATCCGTGACGCGGCGTCTCAGCCAGCTGTCATTCGGAGGCGCTCCTACTCGGTGATGGGTTCGGGCTCGTCGGTGGGCGAGAGGTCGACGGCGTCGGCGTACTCGAGGGCGTCGGCGAGCCAGGGGTCGGTCGTGTCGTCGCTCGTGCTGCCGGCCTCGGTGAGCCGTGGTGGGCCCTCGTCGGGGACGAGGACGCGAACCAGCCGGTCGCGGTCCGTCACTTCGAGGAGGTCGCCCTCGGGGTAGGTGTCGACGTGGGCGTGGTCGAAGCGGTCGCGGAGTGCCTGCACGCGCGGTGGGTCGCTCGCCGGGAGGAAGTCCCGGACGTCGAAGACGGGGTCGAAGCCGGTTTCGAGTGCCTCCCGGGCGGCCGGTGTCCAGTCGTCTTCCCCTCCGTCTTCGTCGCCAGCAGCCTGTTCGTCTGCGTCAGCAGGCCCTGCAGTGCCGCCAGCAGCCGTGTACCCCACCGGCCCGGGGAACGCGCCGTAGACCGGTTGGCCGCCGTCCCGTGGCGCGGCTGCCGCGGGGTCGGGTTCGACGGTGGCGGTCCCGGCGTGGTCGTCGTAGCCGGTGACGAGGAACACGGCCGTGTCGTCGCCGTCGGTGACCGCGACGCGGAGGCCCGCGTCGGTCACGTCCAGCAGTCGGCAGACGAAGTCGTCGCCGAGCGGCTGCGTCAGGCTGTGGTCGTCGGACCGACGGCTGTCGGTCGGGGCACTCGACCGGTCGGCACCGGTGTCGCCGGTCACCGTCGCGGTCGATGATTCTCCCGGCTGGTCGGGCCTTCGTCGCTCGAACGCGCGGGTGAGGACCCAGAACGTGCCCGCGAACAGGGCCAGCACGAGCGCGACGAAGACGACGTAGTTCACGGTGGGACCACCTGTCGGGGCGGGCGGGTCGCTGGCGGGCGTCGCATGAATCTACCTGTTCTTCGACAGACAGGCCGAAAACGGTACCGGCGTCCTACTCGGCGGTGTGCTCTTCCTCCTCGTCGTCCTCGACGACCCGGATGCCGCGGTTGTTGACGGCGTTGGGGTCGAGGCCGACCTCCTGGAGGAACTGCTTGTACTCGCGCTCGCAGGTCTCTGCGGCCTTCTGCTTGTCCGAGGCGGCCGAACAGAGCGCGGCGAGGTCCTCCGGCACGTCGTTGGTGTAGACGATGTAGTGGTTGATGAGGTCCGAGAGCCGGCGGATGGGCGAGGTGAAGTGCCCGTAGATGTCGAAGTTCAGCGCGTGGTGGCCGCCGAAGGGGTCGGACATGTACTTCGCGCGCGGCATGACCTTCATCACGGCCCACTGGATCTTGCCGAGCTGGCGCTCGGGGGCGGTCTCCA contains:
- a CDS encoding amino acid-binding protein; amino-acid sequence: MATDVSETRRAYTVRLELVDEPGELLRALRPIADNGGNLLSIFHERGNLTPRGNIPVEVDLECSPSRFEDVVQGLRDAGVTVTQAGADQYTEQVSVLLVGHLVETDLSDTLETIEECSGASVIDFALDAPAGTDDVSSARAQLAVEPGQTEEALAVVREVAEKKELRVVEPLVEGDA
- a CDS encoding homoserine dehydrogenase — encoded protein: MKVAVLGAGAVGRSVARLAGEHGHTVTGLADSSSGVTNPDGIDVDAVLSRKSARGYVGGADPEVVLDGEYDVLVEATPTTLGDAEPGFSHVRTALERDRHVVLANKGPVAERYGDVMDLAAASEGEVLFEATVAGAIPVLGTIADYGPSQVTAVRGVLNGTANFILSRMAAEGLDYEHVLAEAQDLGVAEADPAFDVEGTDAALKCVILSNVLAGGETEYTLEDADVDGIVDIPPSALQLAQSDGRTVRLVGEATPTGIRVGPRLVPTDSPLAVTGTENIVQLETDHAGTLALRGRGAGGDPTASAVLADVARLE
- the tuf gene encoding translation elongation factor EF-1 subunit alpha, which encodes MSDKPHQNLAIIGHVDHGKSTLVGRLLFETGSVPEHVIEQYREEAEEKGKGGFEFAYVMDNLAEERERGVTIDIAHQEFDTDEYYFTIVDCPGHRDFVKNMITGASQADNAVLVVAADDGVAPQTREHVFLARTLGIGELIIGVNKMDVVDYGEEKYKEVKAEVQNLLKQVQFRSEDATFIPISAFEGDNIAERSDNTSWYDGDILLEALNNLPEPQPPTDAPLRLPIQDVYTISGIGTVPVGRVETGMLNTGDNVSFQPSDVGGEVKTIEMHHEEVPQAGPGDNVGFNVRGIGKDDIRRGDVCGPADDPPSVAETFQAQIVVMQHPSVITAGYTPVFHAHTAQVACTIESIDKKMDPSSGEVAEENPDFIQSGDSAVVTVRPQKPLSIEPSGEIPELGSFAVRDMGQTIAAGKVMSVNEK
- the rpsJ gene encoding 30S ribosomal protein S10, encoding MQQARVRLAGTSPDDLDNICDDVREIANKTGVNLSGPIPLPTKTLEIPTRKSPDGEGTATWEHWEMRVHKRLIDLDADERALRQLMRIQVPNDVSIEIVLED
- a CDS encoding rhomboid family intramembrane serine protease, producing MSRRAGSPTLETFVVFALVFALQLVVSVFQGLLGLAGFHDFLFTLYAPFDRPWTLVTSVYAHAGPMHLLSNAIALALVGFVLERKTSRFRYHAFFVVSGALAGLAQVLTSGFVAAIGLGRPTAVLGASGAVFALYGYVLGGNRVTDGVLSRFDVPEWAELLVFVVVAAAVTWATGAPGVALVAHFAGFLIGVAAGRTRLLATSQRSTHGHRKESY